A stretch of Acetobacteroides hydrogenigenes DNA encodes these proteins:
- a CDS encoding glycosyltransferase family 10 domain-containing protein, with the protein MYKVKVTSGYGNRDRILRQTPGGKGISSCGKYQFFVDDDTTDVDFWVVRNKTVKSKTTCKIAQENTILIVSEPKNVVNYPKRYRDQFGLVLSCQEELEHANVEYTPAILPWYVGKQSQQGAYLPTYDQLKESPFPEKTKLISVITSNKAFTQGHQDRIDFVEKLKAHYGDKLDVFGRGINGFEDKWDVLAPYKYHIAIENSASKFYWTEKISDCYLTGTFPIYFGCKNLKDYFPENAYKEIDIYNFEEAVAIIDGVINNETFEKSQGELEHCKKMVLDDYNFINQITAYCDKLDPNRPKSLVTLKPSITVLDWHNFYLYFIERNLLVAKRFFKLLFRKKSILKPS; encoded by the coding sequence ATGTATAAGGTTAAGGTAACTTCAGGATACGGTAATAGAGATCGGATACTTCGACAGACTCCAGGAGGCAAGGGAATTTCTTCGTGTGGGAAGTACCAGTTTTTTGTTGATGACGATACTACTGATGTCGATTTTTGGGTGGTCAGAAATAAGACTGTCAAATCGAAAACAACATGTAAAATAGCCCAAGAGAATACTATTCTTATAGTGTCGGAGCCTAAGAATGTTGTAAACTATCCGAAAAGATACCGCGATCAATTTGGGCTAGTGCTTTCTTGTCAAGAAGAGCTAGAACACGCAAATGTCGAGTATACGCCTGCAATACTTCCATGGTATGTTGGAAAGCAATCTCAGCAGGGCGCGTATTTACCAACCTACGATCAGCTGAAAGAAAGTCCTTTCCCTGAAAAAACTAAGTTGATCTCGGTAATAACGAGTAATAAGGCGTTTACTCAGGGGCATCAAGATAGAATTGATTTTGTAGAAAAGCTGAAAGCCCATTACGGCGATAAGCTGGATGTATTTGGGCGTGGAATCAACGGTTTTGAAGATAAATGGGACGTGCTGGCACCATACAAGTACCATATAGCCATAGAGAATTCGGCCTCTAAGTTCTATTGGACGGAGAAAATTTCCGATTGCTACCTAACCGGAACTTTTCCAATATACTTTGGCTGTAAAAACTTAAAGGACTACTTCCCCGAAAATGCTTACAAGGAAATTGATATTTACAATTTTGAGGAAGCCGTTGCCATTATTGATGGGGTAATTAACAACGAAACCTTTGAGAAGAGTCAAGGAGAGCTGGAGCATTGCAAAAAAATGGTGCTGGATGACTACAATTTCATAAACCAGATTACGGCCTATTGCGATAAGCTCGATCCTAACCGACCTAAAAGTTTGGTAACGCTCAAGCCGTCTATTACGGTGTTAGATTGGCATAACTTTTATCTCTATTTTATAGAACGAAATCTATTGGTGGCCAAAAGGTTCTTCAAATTGCTATTTCGTAAAAAGTCAATACTGAAGCCCTCCTGA
- a CDS encoding AIR synthase related protein: MTNSSRYDQRGVSASKEDVHSAIKNLDKGLFPKAFCKVVPDILTGDPEYCVVMHADGAGTKSSLAYMYWKETGDLSVWRGIAQDAIVMNIDDLLCVGVTDNILLSSTIGRNKQLVPGEVIAAIINGTEDFLQELRKVGVDILLTGGETADVGDLVRTIIVDSTVTARIKRSDIISNDNIRPGDVVVGLESYGQATYESEYNGGMGSNGLTSARHDVFAHDLAAKYPESYDSAIPENLVYSGKYNLTDVDPETGVTMGKLVLSPTRTYAPVVKTVLDKMRADVHGMVHCSGGAQTKVLHFVDDVHVIKDNLFPIPPLFRYIKECSGTEWKEMYKVYNMGHRMEFYVAPEHAQAVIEISESFGIKAQVIGRVEASPEGAKVTVRSEAGEFVYEK, encoded by the coding sequence ATGACCAACTCTTCGAGGTACGACCAACGTGGCGTATCCGCATCCAAGGAAGATGTGCATAGCGCCATCAAAAATCTCGACAAGGGCCTATTCCCAAAAGCTTTTTGTAAGGTAGTTCCCGATATTCTTACCGGCGATCCAGAGTACTGCGTGGTGATGCACGCCGACGGTGCCGGAACCAAATCGTCGCTGGCCTACATGTACTGGAAGGAGACGGGCGACCTTTCGGTTTGGCGTGGGATTGCGCAGGATGCCATTGTAATGAACATCGACGACCTGCTTTGCGTGGGCGTAACCGATAATATTCTACTCTCGAGCACCATTGGCCGTAACAAGCAGCTGGTACCGGGCGAGGTAATTGCCGCCATCATCAACGGAACCGAGGATTTCCTTCAGGAGCTGCGTAAGGTTGGGGTTGATATCCTTCTTACCGGTGGCGAAACGGCAGATGTGGGCGACCTTGTTCGTACTATTATTGTTGATAGCACCGTAACTGCCCGCATTAAGCGTAGCGACATCATCAGCAACGATAATATTCGCCCTGGCGATGTGGTTGTTGGATTGGAGTCGTACGGACAGGCAACCTACGAGAGCGAGTACAACGGCGGTATGGGCAGCAACGGCCTAACCTCAGCCCGTCACGACGTGTTTGCCCACGATCTTGCTGCTAAGTATCCAGAGAGCTACGACTCTGCAATACCAGAAAATCTTGTTTACTCAGGAAAATATAACCTTACCGATGTTGATCCCGAAACTGGTGTGACCATGGGTAAGCTGGTGCTATCGCCAACCCGTACCTACGCCCCTGTAGTTAAGACGGTGCTCGATAAGATGCGTGCTGATGTTCACGGAATGGTTCACTGCTCGGGTGGCGCACAAACCAAGGTGCTCCACTTTGTAGACGACGTGCACGTAATTAAGGACAACCTATTCCCAATTCCTCCGCTCTTCCGTTACATCAAGGAGTGCTCGGGAACCGAGTGGAAGGAGATGTACAAGGTGTACAACATGGGCCACCGTATGGAGTTCTACGTTGCACCAGAGCATGCGCAGGCAGTTATTGAAATTAGCGAATCGTTTGGCATCAAGGCTCAGGTGATCGGTCGCGTTGAGGCATCGCCCGAAGGCGCCAAGGTTACCGTTCGCAGCGAAGCTGGCGAATTTGTTTACGAAAAATAG
- a CDS encoding arylsulfatase: MAKAKEATFTTMRLNTITTGGATLLTLCSASFPALCQHKQKAQKPNIILIMTDQQRFDAVGYANPVVITPNLDALAKDGVRFCNAYSSTPSSTPARAGLLTGQSPWRHGMLGYGQQAVRYPNEMPQLLLNAGYHTVGVGKMHWHPQRNPRGFEVLLLDESGRVESQGFQSDYRKWFAEQAPTLNPDATGIGWNDHAAGVYALPENIHPTYWTGQTAIEEIKKTPSDKPLFIKVSFARPHSPYDPPKRFLDMYANAKIPAPATCGWDTLFKGRTGPADAAFADLGDAYAINSRRHYYASVTFIDEQIGQVIQALKDKGMYDNSIIIFTSDHGDMMGDHYHWRKTYAYEGSAHIPFLVKYPKGMKATVKPGSKMDIPVELRDVLPTFLDAAGAPIPSEMDGVSLLNPIRSKKAPWRKYIDLEHTTTYEAANYWAALTDGKTKYIWFFDGHEQLFDLKKDPYECNNLSGKPAHQKQLAMWRERMVEHLKERGESFVKDGKLQIRTKPLLYSPNFPKE, from the coding sequence ATGGCTAAAGCCAAGGAGGCCACTTTTACTACTATGCGTTTAAACACCATCACAACGGGAGGGGCAACGCTGCTCACCCTATGTTCAGCATCGTTTCCGGCGCTGTGCCAGCACAAGCAGAAGGCGCAAAAGCCCAACATCATCCTTATAATGACCGACCAGCAGCGCTTCGATGCCGTTGGCTATGCCAATCCGGTGGTCATCACCCCAAACCTTGATGCGCTAGCGAAAGATGGCGTACGCTTCTGCAACGCCTACTCATCGACCCCCAGCTCGACACCTGCACGCGCAGGGCTGCTAACGGGACAATCGCCCTGGAGGCACGGCATGCTGGGATACGGACAGCAAGCCGTACGCTACCCCAACGAGATGCCCCAGCTGCTGCTTAATGCCGGATACCACACCGTTGGCGTGGGCAAGATGCACTGGCATCCGCAGCGCAACCCACGCGGATTCGAGGTGCTCCTGCTCGACGAGTCGGGCCGCGTAGAATCGCAGGGATTCCAAAGCGACTACCGCAAGTGGTTTGCGGAGCAGGCCCCAACGCTAAATCCTGATGCTACAGGTATTGGCTGGAACGATCATGCGGCAGGCGTTTACGCCCTGCCCGAGAATATCCATCCTACCTATTGGACAGGCCAAACCGCCATCGAGGAAATTAAAAAAACACCTAGCGACAAGCCTCTATTCATAAAGGTATCGTTTGCCCGTCCGCATAGCCCATACGATCCACCCAAGAGATTTTTGGACATGTATGCCAACGCAAAGATTCCGGCACCAGCAACCTGTGGATGGGATACCCTTTTCAAGGGTAGAACAGGTCCTGCCGATGCCGCCTTTGCCGACCTCGGCGATGCGTACGCCATCAACTCGCGCCGCCACTACTACGCCTCGGTTACGTTTATTGATGAGCAGATTGGACAGGTAATTCAAGCCCTAAAGGATAAGGGGATGTACGATAACTCCATTATCATCTTTACCTCCGACCATGGCGATATGATGGGCGACCACTACCACTGGCGCAAGACCTACGCCTACGAGGGATCGGCACACATTCCATTCCTGGTAAAGTATCCCAAGGGGATGAAGGCAACCGTAAAGCCGGGGAGCAAGATGGATATTCCGGTGGAGCTGCGCGACGTACTCCCCACCTTCCTTGATGCTGCCGGAGCGCCAATTCCCTCCGAGATGGATGGCGTTTCGCTACTAAACCCCATTCGCAGCAAAAAAGCGCCATGGCGCAAGTACATCGATTTAGAGCATACGACAACCTACGAGGCGGCTAACTACTGGGCAGCCCTAACCGATGGAAAGACGAAGTACATCTGGTTCTTCGATGGCCACGAGCAGCTCTTCGACCTAAAGAAAGACCCCTACGAGTGCAACAACCTTTCCGGTAAGCCTGCACACCAAAAGCAGCTGGCCATGTGGCGCGAACGCATGGTAGAGCACCTCAAGGAGCGTGGAGAGTCGTTTGTGAAGGATGGCAAGCTGCAGATTCGTACCAAGCCTCTGCTCTACTCGCCGAATTTTCCTAAGGAATAG
- a CDS encoding NAD(P)H-binding protein → MEGKIAIVIGGTGLVGTSLLEQLVADSRYSEIVAIGRSKPSVESPKISYVENDLSAPKTAAEFLFGDDLFICIGTTIKKAQTQEAFRFVDYTIPKKIAKFARKNGVKSIAAVSSVGSHRKSGNFYLKMKGKMEEAIISEAFKRTVILRPSLLLGDRKEVRIAESIGRKLAPLTNLFLWGRKMRKYRAVKASEVAAAMIHYLNLDIKGVDIIHYDQIKRVKR, encoded by the coding sequence ATGGAAGGGAAAATCGCAATTGTAATTGGGGGCACGGGCCTTGTTGGAACATCGCTTTTAGAACAGCTGGTTGCCGATAGCAGGTACAGCGAAATTGTTGCCATAGGGCGAAGCAAGCCATCCGTCGAAAGCCCGAAGATCTCCTACGTCGAAAACGACCTGTCGGCACCTAAAACGGCCGCCGAGTTCCTCTTTGGCGACGACCTTTTCATCTGCATCGGAACCACCATCAAGAAGGCGCAGACCCAAGAGGCCTTCCGTTTTGTGGACTACACCATCCCCAAAAAGATCGCCAAATTTGCCCGCAAGAACGGAGTAAAGAGCATCGCCGCAGTGTCGTCGGTTGGGTCGCACCGCAAGTCGGGCAACTTCTACCTAAAGATGAAGGGGAAGATGGAGGAGGCCATCATTAGCGAAGCGTTTAAGCGCACCGTCATCCTTCGCCCGTCGCTGCTGCTGGGCGATCGCAAGGAGGTTCGCATAGCCGAAAGCATTGGCCGCAAGCTGGCGCCGCTTACCAACCTGTTCCTTTGGGGGCGTAAGATGCGCAAGTACCGCGCCGTAAAGGCCTCAGAGGTGGCCGCCGCCATGATCCACTACCTCAACCTCGATATTAAAGGAGTCGATATCATCCACTACGACCAGATAAAACGGGTAAAGCGATAG
- a CDS encoding lactate utilization protein, whose translation MGNFFEQFWGTKLRTAAKAFEKNGFDVTICQTVDEARLQILQIIEQEQPKVVSMGDSMSLRKTGVLKDVMAMEGIRFINGFDKEKTREERMALRREALMCDLFMTGVNAMTAKGQLVWLDMIGNRIAPVAFGPKTVVIVVGRNKLTPNLDEAMSRIRSYAAPLNAIKHTDFKTPCQTTATCHDCSSPDRICNSWLIMEKSFPVKRVKLILVDEDLGL comes from the coding sequence ATGGGAAACTTCTTCGAGCAGTTCTGGGGAACCAAGCTGCGCACCGCCGCAAAAGCCTTCGAAAAAAACGGATTCGACGTAACCATCTGCCAAACGGTGGATGAGGCACGCCTACAAATACTACAGATTATAGAGCAGGAGCAGCCCAAGGTTGTGTCGATGGGCGATTCGATGTCGCTGCGCAAAACCGGGGTATTGAAGGACGTGATGGCGATGGAAGGAATCCGCTTTATTAACGGATTCGATAAGGAGAAAACCCGCGAGGAGCGCATGGCCCTGCGCCGCGAGGCCCTGATGTGCGACCTGTTTATGACCGGGGTAAACGCCATGACGGCTAAGGGGCAGCTGGTGTGGCTCGATATGATAGGCAACCGCATTGCCCCCGTGGCGTTTGGCCCAAAAACTGTGGTAATCGTTGTAGGCCGCAATAAGTTAACCCCCAACCTCGACGAGGCCATGAGCCGCATCCGCAGCTACGCCGCGCCGCTTAACGCCATCAAGCATACCGACTTTAAAACGCCCTGCCAGACAACCGCAACCTGCCACGATTGCTCCAGTCCCGATCGCATCTGCAACTCGTGGCTGATTATGGAGAAGTCGTTTCCGGTAAAGCGCGTAAAGCTGATTTTAGTAGACGAAGATTTGGGTTTGTAA
- a CDS encoding ABC transporter permease, with translation MGVQDISWIDLGVGYLLIIIPLLAFRYYQTGLVRSTLIAIARMTVQLLMVGAYLGVIFKWNNAWINILWVVAMVVIAAFTIVKRSELSRKLFLIPVLIAIAVSVLLVDLYFLGVVVRLDFLFDARYFIPITGMLIGNCLSNDIVALNTYYHSLTREQTLYRFALANGATRGEALGGFMRDALKKSLNPTIATTAVVGLISLPGMMTGQILGGSDPMVAIKYQIMIMITIMVSTLLTVILSILICNRFVFDGFGMMKKK, from the coding sequence ATGGGAGTTCAAGATATTTCGTGGATCGACTTGGGGGTGGGATACCTCCTTATTATCATTCCGCTACTGGCATTTCGCTACTACCAAACGGGGCTGGTGCGCAGCACCCTTATCGCCATTGCACGGATGACCGTTCAGCTGCTGATGGTGGGGGCTTACCTTGGAGTCATCTTTAAGTGGAACAACGCCTGGATAAATATTCTATGGGTGGTTGCGATGGTGGTTATTGCTGCCTTTACGATTGTTAAGCGCAGCGAGCTAAGCCGTAAGCTATTCCTCATCCCGGTGCTTATTGCCATTGCCGTAAGCGTGCTGCTGGTCGATCTGTACTTTTTAGGCGTGGTGGTTCGGCTCGATTTCCTTTTTGATGCCCGCTACTTTATCCCAATAACCGGGATGCTCATCGGCAACTGCCTCTCCAACGATATTGTGGCGCTGAACACCTACTACCACAGCCTTACGCGCGAGCAAACGCTCTACCGCTTTGCGCTGGCCAACGGGGCCACAAGGGGCGAGGCGCTGGGCGGTTTCATGCGCGATGCCCTGAAGAAGTCGCTCAACCCAACCATAGCCACTACGGCGGTGGTGGGGCTTATCTCCCTTCCGGGGATGATGACCGGTCAGATACTCGGCGGCTCGGATCCTATGGTGGCCATCAAGTACCAGATCATGATTATGATTACAATTATGGTGTCGACGCTGCTGACGGTTATCCTATCCATCCTCATCTGCAACCGCTTTGTGTTCGATGGGTTTGGGATGATGAAGAAGAAGTAG
- a CDS encoding glycosyltransferase family 2 protein → MPLFTVVTVSYNCVETIEKTILSVISQNCTNYEYIIIDGGSTDGTVDIIKKYQEQLAYWCSEKDGGIYNAMNKGCGKASGLWINFLNSGDTFADSQVLSSVEREIVNTPSADVVYGNIYIERNGQLAVRQAENPCNKQRMYFCHQSSFVKTELLRLLPFNEKYKMSADFSFFKHLYYLNKGFHKIDKALVVYDLRGISNTQRIAGLKENIAIIKEQDTMPKKVGFLMRLYFVVLWNTLRNKS, encoded by the coding sequence ATGCCACTATTTACCGTCGTAACAGTTTCCTATAATTGTGTTGAAACAATAGAAAAGACCATTTTAAGCGTTATATCTCAGAATTGCACCAACTATGAGTATATTATAATTGATGGCGGCTCTACCGATGGAACTGTTGATATTATAAAGAAATATCAAGAACAGCTTGCTTACTGGTGTTCGGAGAAAGATGGTGGCATATACAATGCGATGAATAAAGGATGTGGGAAGGCTAGCGGGTTATGGATAAACTTCTTGAATAGTGGAGATACGTTTGCCGATAGTCAAGTACTTTCCTCAGTTGAAAGGGAGATTGTAAACACCCCAAGTGCCGATGTTGTCTATGGCAATATTTATATTGAGAGGAATGGTCAACTAGCGGTTCGACAGGCTGAAAATCCATGTAATAAGCAAAGAATGTACTTTTGCCATCAGAGTTCTTTTGTTAAAACAGAGCTGTTGAGGCTGCTGCCGTTTAATGAAAAGTATAAAATGTCAGCAGACTTTTCCTTCTTTAAGCACCTTTACTACCTGAATAAGGGTTTCCATAAAATTGACAAGGCATTGGTAGTTTACGATCTTCGAGGTATTTCTAATACGCAAAGAATTGCAGGTTTAAAAGAAAATATTGCAATCATAAAAGAACAAGATACCATGCCTAAGAAAGTGGGATTCTTAATGCGCTTGTATTTTGTCGTTTTATGGAATACGCTAAGAAATAAATCCTAG
- a CDS encoding CDP-glycerol glycerophosphotransferase family protein — protein MIEKNTQPKKYLLFVSLPYAFPVLRPVQDAIRQRENCEVAWFVEEPYAHYLKNDERRLRSVAEVMDYNPMAVLVVDNKVYDFFPGIKVQLFHGFNIHKRISPSYNDHFNIRGLFDLYCTQGENTTPEFERLSNLKGHFKAYETGWPKIDALFKDYPNEEVVLKPSSRPCILYTSTFTKGITSTPYLYDEIKRLITSREWDWLITFHPKMDRETVEKYKQLAQYDNVIFYEGDNNIPLLKRADVMICDSSSIIIEFQMQNKPVVTFKNTHPGDYLIDIDDPALLEQSIEKALSPSEELLRSIRKNSDILNPYRDGKSSERVLDAIDWFLENHYGKLKRKPLNLVRKLQLRWKLKYFHF, from the coding sequence ATGATTGAAAAAAATACCCAACCTAAGAAGTACCTGCTTTTTGTTTCGCTACCCTATGCGTTTCCTGTTTTACGTCCAGTACAGGATGCCATAAGGCAACGAGAAAACTGCGAGGTAGCATGGTTTGTAGAAGAGCCATATGCCCACTACCTAAAAAATGATGAGCGAAGGCTGCGCTCCGTTGCTGAGGTAATGGACTACAATCCAATGGCTGTACTGGTTGTGGACAATAAGGTCTACGATTTTTTCCCGGGCATCAAGGTTCAACTGTTTCATGGTTTCAATATTCATAAGCGCATTAGCCCAAGCTACAACGATCACTTCAACATCCGAGGTCTCTTCGACTTGTACTGCACGCAAGGAGAGAATACGACACCAGAATTCGAGCGGCTATCCAACCTTAAAGGCCACTTTAAGGCTTACGAAACAGGTTGGCCTAAAATAGATGCGCTCTTCAAGGATTATCCAAATGAAGAGGTGGTGCTTAAGCCAAGTAGCCGCCCATGCATCCTGTACACCTCTACGTTTACAAAGGGGATCACATCAACGCCATACCTGTACGACGAAATAAAGAGGCTCATTACTTCTCGAGAATGGGATTGGCTCATCACCTTTCACCCAAAAATGGATAGGGAAACCGTTGAGAAGTATAAGCAGCTAGCCCAATACGACAACGTCATTTTTTACGAAGGCGACAACAACATTCCGCTACTAAAAAGAGCCGATGTTATGATTTGCGACAGCTCGTCCATTATCATCGAGTTTCAGATGCAGAATAAGCCTGTTGTAACGTTTAAGAATACCCATCCTGGCGACTACCTGATCGACATCGACGACCCTGCACTACTGGAGCAATCCATCGAAAAGGCGCTGAGCCCTTCTGAAGAATTGCTCAGAAGCATCAGAAAAAACTCCGATATTTTAAACCCTTACCGCGACGGCAAATCGTCGGAACGGGTACTTGATGCAATAGACTGGTTCTTGGAAAACCACTACGGCAAGCTTAAGCGCAAACCGCTAAACCTAGTACGCAAGCTACAGCTGCGATGGAAGCTTAAGTATTTCCACTTTTAG
- a CDS encoding CAP domain-containing protein has product MRKILTALFLLALYSPIVANSQWPDLLNTAKDADYLSAQERAVIFEMNKARSNPKRYALEVILPMKKRFTDPENSRIYYNSDSMRIMTQEGTAAIDECVKEMMGTAPMGMLLPSKGMSRAALDHTKDQSRTGKTGHTGKDGSTPWKRMERYGRWLVTCGENIDYGNKDAQAIVVSLLVDDGVPSRGHRRSILNGAFKVAGVAIGTHPKYRDMCTINFAGGYEEKK; this is encoded by the coding sequence ATGAGAAAGATTCTAACTGCCTTGTTTTTGCTAGCACTTTATTCTCCGATTGTTGCAAATTCTCAGTGGCCTGATTTGTTGAATACGGCAAAGGATGCTGATTACCTAAGCGCACAGGAGCGTGCCGTTATTTTTGAGATGAATAAGGCACGCAGTAATCCCAAGCGCTATGCTCTCGAGGTTATCCTTCCCATGAAAAAGCGTTTTACCGATCCTGAGAATTCTCGCATTTACTACAACTCCGACAGCATGCGGATAATGACCCAGGAGGGAACCGCCGCCATCGACGAATGCGTAAAGGAGATGATGGGGACTGCTCCTATGGGGATGCTTTTACCATCGAAGGGGATGAGCCGTGCAGCCCTAGATCATACCAAGGATCAATCGCGAACTGGGAAAACAGGCCACACGGGCAAGGATGGTTCTACTCCTTGGAAGCGTATGGAGCGTTACGGGCGATGGCTGGTAACCTGTGGCGAGAATATCGACTACGGAAATAAGGACGCCCAAGCCATTGTGGTTAGCCTTTTGGTGGACGATGGCGTACCTTCAAGGGGGCATAGACGCAGCATTCTTAACGGAGCTTTTAAGGTGGCAGGTGTTGCCATTGGCACTCATCCAAAGTATAGGGATATGTGCACCATTAACTTTGCTGGTGGGTACGAGGAGAAGAAGTAG
- a CDS encoding glycosyltransferase family 4 protein, which yields MRIGFDAKRLFCNLRGLGNYSRTLLNSLNKHFPENEYHLYTPRINRIEQTQDFLDPYRYALHLPTSSFHSYWRSFSIVDQLRKDGIEIYHGLSHEIPINLHKTSIKSVVTMHDLIFRANTNAHSFIDRNLYNIKYRHSCKHADRIVAISENTKNDIVRFYGINPNKIDVIYQPCNSLFYNPRGEEDNINVLKKLGIDFDYFMFVGSAEPNKNLKLVVEVYSTLPSDLRIPILIIGRGNNCYKKEVLEQIAKHKLEKYFIWICDLNDNRDLQSLYQKSKGLIFPSFYEGFGLPIVEALLCQAPVIASNTSSLPEAGGPNTLYVNPSNPKELSVAIERLLSDDQLATRMKQEGYQYAINNFSHENYAKQVLATYRKTLQ from the coding sequence ATGAGAATTGGCTTTGACGCAAAACGTCTATTTTGCAATCTTAGAGGGCTTGGAAATTACAGTAGGACACTTCTAAACAGCTTAAACAAGCATTTTCCAGAAAATGAGTACCACCTCTACACTCCCAGAATTAATAGGATTGAGCAAACTCAAGATTTTCTTGACCCCTACCGGTATGCTTTACACTTACCTACCTCTTCATTTCACTCTTATTGGAGATCCTTTTCAATTGTCGATCAACTTCGAAAAGATGGGATTGAAATCTATCATGGACTGAGCCATGAAATTCCGATTAACTTGCACAAAACATCGATAAAGAGCGTTGTTACCATGCACGATTTAATATTCAGGGCAAATACAAACGCTCATTCTTTCATAGATAGAAACCTCTACAACATAAAGTATAGGCATAGCTGCAAGCATGCGGATAGGATTGTTGCCATAAGCGAGAATACAAAAAATGACATCGTTCGATTCTATGGGATAAATCCAAATAAGATCGACGTTATCTACCAGCCCTGCAATTCCCTTTTTTACAATCCAAGAGGAGAAGAAGACAATATAAACGTTCTAAAAAAACTAGGAATTGATTTTGACTACTTTATGTTTGTGGGCAGCGCAGAACCTAACAAAAACTTAAAGCTTGTTGTTGAAGTTTATAGCACTCTTCCTTCCGATCTTAGGATTCCTATTTTAATTATTGGCCGCGGGAACAACTGCTACAAAAAAGAAGTGTTGGAGCAGATTGCCAAACATAAACTAGAGAAGTATTTCATCTGGATTTGCGACTTAAACGACAACCGGGATCTGCAATCGCTTTACCAAAAAAGCAAAGGGCTAATATTTCCATCTTTCTACGAAGGGTTTGGATTGCCTATTGTGGAAGCACTCCTTTGCCAAGCGCCTGTGATAGCTTCGAACACCTCGTCGCTTCCAGAAGCAGGAGGGCCTAACACGCTTTACGTAAACCCCTCTAACCCGAAAGAGCTAAGCGTTGCTATAGAAAGATTACTCTCTGACGATCAACTTGCAACTCGTATGAAACAAGAGGGATATCAATACGCCATAAACAACTTTTCGCACGAAAACTACGCAAAGCAGGTTTTGGCAACCTACAGGAAAACGCTCCAGTAA
- a CDS encoding ATP-binding cassette domain-containing protein, whose amino-acid sequence MIQFENLSVSYGDERVISNLSFIARKGDKVALSGPSGSGKSSILNLLMGFVYPFTGNVTVNGAVLNEQNINAIRQQISWLPQELSLKIDTVEELFYYPFTFKANRHLKPSSAEVKKLFDELLLDVSLLKKSLSEISGGQKQRVALASVLLLKKEILLLDEPTSALDAESRTAIINLIKRLDGVTVIASSHDEEWLAAMDTVINLKA is encoded by the coding sequence ATGATCCAATTCGAAAACCTCTCGGTTAGCTACGGCGACGAGCGGGTGATATCGAACCTTTCATTCATCGCTAGGAAGGGTGATAAGGTTGCCCTGTCGGGTCCTTCGGGAAGCGGCAAGTCGAGCATCCTTAACCTGCTTATGGGCTTTGTTTATCCCTTTACCGGAAATGTTACCGTAAACGGAGCCGTCCTCAACGAGCAAAACATTAACGCCATACGCCAGCAAATATCGTGGCTTCCGCAGGAGCTGTCGCTTAAGATAGATACGGTAGAGGAACTGTTCTACTATCCTTTTACCTTTAAGGCTAACCGCCACCTGAAACCGTCATCAGCAGAGGTAAAGAAGCTGTTCGACGAACTATTGCTAGACGTATCTCTGCTAAAGAAGTCGCTGAGCGAAATCTCGGGAGGGCAGAAGCAGCGGGTAGCTCTGGCATCGGTGCTCCTTCTGAAAAAGGAAATCCTACTGCTCGACGAGCCCACCTCGGCGCTCGATGCCGAGTCGCGCACCGCCATAATCAACCTTATAAAAAGGCTCGATGGGGTAACGGTAATAGCCTCTTCGCACGACGAGGAGTGGCTGGCCGCAATGGATACGGTTATCAACCTAAAAGCGTAG
- the amrA gene encoding AmmeMemoRadiSam system protein A codes for MSTPSTVFAKLARETLEAAFGGKDPEPSPSHELARRAACFVSLHTSDGSLRGCIGTLEPRRSSLYEEIKTNAISAAFKDPRFPPLSEEELDDLEISVDILHNPELIKSEDELDPDIYGVIMESGYKRGVLLPNIPSVTSVQEQLRIVRRKAGILPEEKVKLYRFMVDRYY; via the coding sequence ATGTCGACTCCATCAACCGTATTTGCTAAGCTGGCAAGGGAAACCCTCGAAGCTGCATTTGGAGGGAAAGACCCCGAGCCATCGCCATCGCACGAGCTGGCAAGGCGGGCTGCCTGCTTTGTATCGTTGCATACCTCCGATGGCTCGCTACGCGGATGCATTGGAACCCTCGAACCCCGGAGATCTTCGCTTTACGAGGAGATCAAAACAAACGCCATTTCGGCAGCCTTTAAAGATCCTCGGTTTCCTCCCTTGAGCGAAGAAGAGCTGGATGATCTAGAGATATCCGTGGATATCCTGCATAATCCCGAGCTCATAAAGTCGGAAGATGAGCTCGATCCCGACATCTATGGCGTTATAATGGAGAGCGGGTACAAGCGTGGAGTGCTGCTGCCCAACATCCCCTCGGTTACTTCCGTACAGGAGCAGCTCCGGATTGTACGTAGGAAAGCAGGTATTCTGCCCGAGGAAAAGGTTAAGCTATACCGATTTATGGTGGATAGGTATTATTAG